Sequence from the Rhodopirellula halodulae genome:
GGGGCAAGATCTGAGCTTCGACAACGGAGTTTCTGCGAATGTCGACAGCACGCAGTGGGGTGGCTTTCTCCATCGACATGACTCGGTGGGTAACTACTATTTGCTCGCTGGTTCAGTGGGCTACAACGACCACGACACCAAACGGCAAGACGCTGAGGGCGACTTCGAGGGAGGGCAAGCCGGTTTGTTCCTGGAGCGTGGATGGAATCGACGTTGGAAGCATTTGGTCGTGCAGCCTGCTGCGTCGCTTCAGTATCTGTTCATCGGGCAAGAGGGATACCAAGAAGAGGGCGTGGCAGGTGCATATGTGGACGATTTCTCAGTCCACTCCTTGCGCAGCCGTGCCGGCTTCGGCCTCACTCCCGATCGATGTTGGACGTGGCGCGAACATTGGACGATTGCGCCAACGGTTCGAGTGGACTGGATGCACGAGTACTTGGATACCAATGCGGTCGTGTCAGGGGTTAGCGACGGAACCGCGTTTGCGTCACAGGCTTCCGATTTCGGCCGCGACTGGGCATTGGTCAATGTTGGAGTCAGGGGTAACCGAGGCCGGCAATGGTCCGTGTACGCGGGCTACGATTTGCAACTGAACGATCGCCAGGATTTGCACGTTGCCAGTGGTAGCATGATTTACCGTTGGTAGCGACGTTGTGGTTCGCAATGCACCAGACGGTTGGTGGCGTTGGGGTAGAAATCACAAGTTGGAAGCCCATGCCACACTATGGGGACCAAGAGTAGCAGGTTTTCTGCTCGGGCTCGAGGAGTGACCAATGTCGGGAGGCGGCTTCTTGCGTCAGTGCGAGGAGCCTCTCAACGTCATGGTGCCAACCAAAATCCAGCTTGACTCGACGTGCTCTCGGCTCAGCCCGCGGTGCACACAGCTGGATTGCGGAGAAGCGACAAGGGTTTCTTGAATTTGAACCTGAGTCAGTACAAGAGGCTGCTGGATTGGACAGCACAACGCACGCGGTCAGGTGCGACGGCAGTGAAGGAGATTTTGCCCGCGATCGCTAGGATTCTTGGTGAGCTGGGGACCGATGCGGGAAGAGTAAAAGGTGTCGGACACCTAATTGGTTGATTGGGCAAGGGGGAGTCGGTATTCTTCTCGGCATGGGAAGACCAAAGCGAGCCGACGCGGCCGGCCACTGTTATCATATGCTCAATCGAGCAAACCTCCGTGCGACGATCTTTCACAAGCAGGAGGACTACGATGCTTTCATCGCGATTCTGCGTGAAGCGGTGGAGAAGTTCGATATTCGGCTGTTTTCGTTCTGTCTGATGCCCAACCATTGGCATCTTTGTGTCAGCCCAAACATTGATGGAGAGATGGGGCGTTTCGCTCAGTGGGTTATTTTGACGCACACCCAGCGATATCACGCTCATTACCATACGGCCGGGGAGGGGCACCTGTATCAAGGTCGCTTCAAATCATTTCCGGTTCAAAGCGACGAGCATTTCCTAACCGTCGGTCGGTATGTTGAACGCAATGCCTTTGCCGCGAAGTTGTGCAAGTCGCCGGAAGACTGGCGATGGGGTAGCTTGTACCATTGGTCCACCAAAACAGTTCTTGGGAAACAGTTACTCTCGGCATGGCCAGTCAGGCGTTCATCGAATTGGATCGATCGGGTGCGGGCGGAGTTTAGTCCATCCGAGCGTGAACAACTGGATTGGAGCGTGCGGCGTGGTGTGCCCTTTGGCGACGAAAACTGGGTGGAATCGATCGCACGTCGTTTCGGCCTGGAGTCAACGATGCGACCGCGCGGACGCCCGAAGAAACTGAAACGATGAAGCCAAGTATATCCCAAACAGCCAATTCGGTGTCCGACAGCTTTGCCAGTCCCCAAACGAATATGGGAGGTCTCCGAAAGTGGTGCAAAGCAAATCGAATACTAGGCAAGCAAATGCTGGGAGAGGCGAGGGCGTTTTCCTCGATCGATCAAGATTTCTTGGGCGATTGTGCTCTCTGAGAATCCTGGCTGTCATTGCTGTTCAATTGGCTTTTCCTGCGATCAGTTTCGGGCAATCGCACGTCGGCGTGGATCTGGTCGAAACTGGACTTTCCCCTTCCGCCAGAACGCTAGCTTTTGATGACACTGGTGAATACCTGTTTGAACTCTCGAAACAAACAGTGCGTGTCTACACGTGTGATGATGGCTCTTTGATTCGAGCGTGGTCTCAACCAATATCCGACGGATCGAACGCGATTGGGGAGGCATCATTTTCACGGCGTGCGATGAGCCAGATTTGTCTCGCATTCGAAGGCAAGAGTTTGATCGTCGTGACGGATCGTGGTGTGAACATTGTGAATTTGCACGACGCAATAGCAGGGTGTGGAACGCCTGAAAAATTGCTTCGAAGCGCCGACTTCGGTACCCATCGTTCCATCAGCTTTGTTTGCACTCATCGGTGATGAGCGAGTTGTCTTCAGGTTGACGGGGGAAAACGGTGATGAGTGTCTCGCTCTCTGCCGGGTCGGCGGCGATCGAATCATTTTCGAGAGCAGGGTTTCGTTGCGAACGGACTGCTCGTCGTTGCCTGGAAGCCTGTATGATTCTGGCTCGGGAAATCGAAGAGCATATTTAGCGGGACCGACACCCGACGAAAGCGGACTGACTGCCCTGCGAGTGGTGCCTGACGCAAAACATCAGTCATTTCCTCCGGCTCAAATGAGTTGCACTGCGGAGAAGCTAAAGATCACCTGGAACGAGAGCAACTACGGTTCAATCGAAGTACTCGAATCGTTCCGATTGCCGACATCTCCCGTGGCAGTCTCACCAAACCTTGAACAATTGATAGTCGTGGCTGGTCGACCGTTGAACAAATCGTTCTACGAGCAAACGTTGGGGATCTCGGCAACCAAACAAGTTCGACTTCGGCGACCGGTAAGACGCATCGTCGGAGAGTGGGCTCAGCCAGTCGGCGTGCCGGGTTTTTGGTGCAGAGATGGGTCACGGTTCTTCGTCAACGACGCCAATTGGTCAACAAGAATTCGTTCTGTACGGATCAGCGTTCATGACAACAACGGTGACCGTGTCTGCGATCTGCCACTGGGCAACGGCATAGCCGGTGAAGTTTTGGCCGCTTCAAATGATGGACGACGGGTCGTGACCAAGCTCCTACTTACGAGGCCAAATTACGTGAGTTCAGGATCAAGCAAGTCCAGTTCCGCGGATTTCGTTTTGTGGGATCTGGCTGATGAATGATCCGTAGTGAGCCCTTTGCCTTCGCGATCAAAGCAGGAATCATTGGATCGTTTCAAAAGGGCGATGTCACTTGACATGGCGTGCCTGCGAACGGCAAAAAAGTTGACCTCGGCAGAGGGGATGGCATACCATCAACCGGACCGTTCAAAAGCGGTGCTTGCCGCCGGACTCTCGAGGTCGGTGATCCCACCGGCTCCTTTTCCGTGTTGAAGGAAGTTGAACCATGAAACGTCGGACTTTCATTGCGTCGCATCTATTGGTCGCGGCTGTCTTTGCGACGGCTGGATCGCTTGTGTCACTTGAGCTGTCAGAGCGAGAGACGGTGTCTGCTCGCCAGCAACACTACATCGACAGGGCGAGAGTTTGTATCGACGCCGCTGAAATGCTCCGAGGTGACGATGCCTTGGAAGCAAGAAATTACCTTGAGTCGATGGCGATCCATTCAATGATGGGAAGCATTCCAAACTCGGGTGAGTTCCGCGATCTGCCATCGCGAGGCAAGACGCTGTTTGTCCAAGCCCAACAGTATCAACAAGCCCACCCTGATTCGGTTTTCGAAATTCACCCGATGAGTGAGGATGAGCCGAAACCGATTCAGGTAAGCGAGCTTGTCGCATCGATCCCCAGCAAGGAGCCTGACACTTTAATTCAGTGAGGCATCGAGAAGACGAAGGCGACCGGTGCCACTCACCAGCTCGTAGACATACGGCTGGACCGAGTGTACGCGAACGTCTCGATTGGTAGGGCGACACATGCCTAGCCTTGTGAGTTGAAAATTGAGGGCGTGGAGTCTGGAAAGTATGTGCAAAGCATTCACTCGCCCTCGATTTGGGCTGAAGACGCTCCTTGTGCTGACGCTCGTATTTTCAACTGCTTTCTTTTGCCGAGTTGAATATCTGAGGTGGCTAGAAAGACAACGATTGAGGAATCTCCGCGATGGTTTCATCCAGTGGGCTGACGAAACCGATTTATCCAGACCGAAGGTTCGTTTCAATCAAATGCTTTCCAGAGCATACGAAACAGAAAGCCCTGTTGGCCAAGGCCTAGAACGTCCGTTTATCGTTTCCAACACCTTCGTGGTGTTAAAGGACAACGGTTTAATCTTTGATCCATTCTTCGAGACACCTGATTCAGCTCGCTTTTACGTTCTTCCATCAGGCAAATGGGTCGGAACCGTCGACGAGGTGATTGCCGAGTGGGATCAATGGCACGGATTTGACTACTGACCGATCCGTGATTCAGCAATCGGTAACAAAGAATGGCGACAATGGAAATGAACAGTCTCCAAAACCGTGGCGTTCGACTGGCCGTGAGCTTTCTCGGCGGCGTCCTGGTGATGCTTTTATTGGGAGCGTTCTTCGCGTCGGGTGACAGCCTGTCTTTTGGGAATACCACGGTCAGCTATTCAGTCGAAGATGGGCTGGGTGGGATAACGCGCGTCGAGAGCTTGAAAGTCGATTCAGCGAAGCTCAGTTCTGACTTTCTCACCATCATCGAGCCCGGTGGTCGCGCTCAGGTGTTCCCACTCGACCGAGTCGTCCGCTTCAGTTGCAGGCCCTGACCCGAGCCAAAATTGGGCCGCCGAGTGAGGTCAACCGGAACGCTGTCAATAGTTACTCTCATCTGTCCGTCTATGACCCCCATCCCCATTTCTTCGTGAACCGTTCCGTCATTTAAACCGAATGAATCCGAATCCCTACCATTCGTCCGGTACTCAGCAGACGAACGTGCAGCGACTACGATCTGTGCCAGTGTGGATTGTTGGTTCTGTTTTCGCTGCCGTGTCCGCGTTCACACCGTTGTGGTCGGGTGTTCATCTGCTTGGACAAGAGTTCGGACTTTTTCCGGTTCCCTACGGGATGTTTGACATTGAAGTCAATGGCACCCCAGTATCGAACCGATCGTTCATTTGGTCGTCGTTGCTGGCTGGCGGGTTGCTCATCGGTATTGCGCTCGCCTGCATCCTTCGTGCTCATCGCAATTACAAGCACAACATCAACGTTCGGGCGGCTGGTAGCCAGGCCACCGGATAATCAGTGAAAGAGAAGGGGAACGGAGGTTGTCGTTGTTTCCATCCGCTCTCCTGTGACCTTTCTTTGCCCGAATGGACCCAACTCGATCATCGGTAGGTCTCCAGGTACCGTTCTTGAAACAGTTCGCCTAGAGCTTGAACTTCCACATCGATTTCGCTGTTTTCGACGCCTCCGCGTCCAGGCCGTTCTCACGATCGAAACGGCGTAGGTCCACATCGACTCATCGTTGCTTTTCGCCTTCGCTGAGTATTTGAACGACGCTAGCGGTGCAGGACTCGGTTGGCGGCATGCTTGCGACGTTTGGGTGTGAAGACGGTGGGGCGGGCGACTTTGATCGGCTGGTCCTAATTGGTGCCCGGGGGTGATCGCTTGCCGGTGATCCAGTTGCACAGGTAGCCGATGCCCACATTGGAATCAGTGCTCCGTTCGCGGTGGTACACCGCGATTATTCGTCGACTTCTCCGGCGTCAGTCCGCGATGGCGGATCGCTTGGATTACCTGTTTGATAACACCCTCACTTATTCCCAAAGATCTCAGCACCACAACCACCGCGGTGTCGAGCGGCAATCCCGGATTGGTGCCCGTAGTCCGTTTTCGTGTCAATTGCAGTTGTGGTTGACCTTCCGGTTTTGCCAATCGATCACGTATCGGTTCGCGGTTTGACCGACATGGAAATGCCGGTCTTTTTGAACCATTTGAAATTGATCTGCGATGTTCTGAGAAAGACTTGCGGTCAGCTTGTTGGAGTGTTCTGCTCAGGCGAACTGCAATTTGTTCAATTGCGCTGCCGCCTTCGTGTCTTTGGTGAGGTCCCTAAAATGCGATGTTCTGTCTTCTTGTTCGGTTTGTTGCTTCTCGTCACGGCGGGCTGTGCTGAGATTCGCAATCCGTTGACGCTGAAGCCGGGGGTTGCTTTTGATCTTCACGCGGTTGCGGAAGAACCGGGGGACAACACCAAGGCAATTGCGGATTCGAGTGGCACGCCGCTTCAGTTGATTGTTCCGCCGATCATCACGGCGTCCAATGTGCGTGAGGTGACCGTCAGTACTGACCGGAATGGCACCGTCGCGCTCAACGTGAGCGTGGATGCTGCGGGGGCAGCGATGCTTCGGGCCGCCACAACCAATCCGGGTAGCCAAGTCGCTCTGGTGGTGGATGGGGAGATTGTTTCCGCGCCGGTGATTCATTCTCAGATCAGTGATGAGTTCCAGATCGCCGGACCCTATTCCGAGTCCGACTGGGAGAAGTTGATCGAATAGCCAAACCGAATGGCGTTACAATCGGTGGTTCGCTGCTCGTGTTCGTATGGTGACCGGGAACGACGAACCATGTACTCGTGGACGATCCTCGTAGACGGAAGATGATTGTGATGGTTTCACCAAAGTCGTGTTTGGCAATTGCCTTGTTGGCCGTCGCAGTGCTGCTCGTTTCAACGAGGACTTCGGCGCAGAATTCCGCCGAGGATTCGGGGGCTCGCGTTCGAGAACTCTTGGTTGAGAAGCGGGACGTGCTTGCAAAGTATGTTGACCACACCGAATCGCAGTTTGCGACGGGGGAGCTTTCGTCGGTGGATGTGCTCGATGCAAAGCTAGCCTTGTTGGATGCCGAATTGGAACTCGCAGGTGCATCCGAAGACCGCGTCAAAATTTTGCGTCGGCAATTTGAACTCCAGAAAACGAAGGAGTCGCAAGTTGCCGAGTTGTACGCACATGGCAACGTCACTTTCAAAGAGAACATGAATGCGGTCGTCGAGAGGATTGATGCTGAAATCGCTTTGTCGCGAGCGATGGGCGGCGAGTGAAGACGAGTGGTCTCGCGGTTTGGGTTTTCTCGTCGCGTTTGGCGAACCGCTTTTTCAATTCGAATTGTGCCGGCCAATATCTTGGCAGTGGCTGACGTGATGTGAGAATGCAGGTGAGAACCCAGCGACTGGGCGATGTGATTTTCGGCGTGGCATCGAATATCATTTGGTGAGAGACGGCTTGGTTTGGACGTCTCTTCACTCCCCACAATGTGAACGCAGCATGTTTTGTCCTTCTCCGTCGGTAACTGGCCGTTTGTCGTTTGTGCGGTCGTCGTTTTCGTCAGCACTGGCCGCGTTGGTGTTGGGTTTGTTTTGGTCGCCGAGCGTTTTGCACGCCGTTGATGGCCAGCGTGTCTTGGTGGGCAAAGGGGCAGCGTCCGAGGTGCAAGTCACGACGGACAGTGCGAATTTGGAATCCTTGGATCAGGGAGCTTGGACGCTGAGCGTTGCTGCCAGCGGCGGTTATCCCAACGCGCAGTTTCGGCTGAGCCAGGGACCCATCTCGTTGGACGGTTTCGACGCGATGGAAGCTGAGGTGTTCAATCCAGGTGATCACCCCGTCAAAGTCGTGTTGACGGTCCGCAATCCAAACTCGCGCGGCCGAGACGGAAGCAGTGCCGCGGCGGCAACGGTTCCGGCGAAGTCGTCCGGCGTTGTTCGCACGGCGTTTGGTTCTTGGCACGGTCAAACCGACATCCCGTTTGATCAATCTCGAATCGAGTCGCTGTCGGTGGTGATCGAGAAGCCGAAGCAGGCGACCAGCATTGTGTTGAGCCGGATCCGCGCGGTCAATGAATCGGCGTTGTTGGAGCAGTTGAACAAGTCCGATTTCTTTCAGCAGCAAGAGCCGTTCTTTGGTCGCGGCGTCAACATCGGCAACACGTTGGAGGCTCCCAACGAAGGCGAATGGGGGCCAAGGTTGGAAGCCAAGCATTTGGATCTGATTCAAAAAGCGGGATTTGATTCGATTCGTGTGCCCGTCCGTTGGTCGACTCACGCGAAGACCCGACGACCTTACACCATCGATCCGGAGTTCATGCGGCGCGTGCGTTGGGTGGTGGACGAAGGACTCAAACGCGAGTTGAAAGTGATGATCAACATTCATCACTACGAGGCGTTGTATCAGTCACCCGAGCAGCAGGAGGAACGCTTTCTCGCGTTGTGGAAGCAGATTGCGGACGAGTTCGCCGGCATGCCTGATGAATTGGTTTTCGAGGTGCTGAACGAGCCACACGACAACTTGGACGCTGGTAAGTGGAATGATCTGCTGGCGAAAACGCTGCCGGTGATTCGCGAAAAGCATCCTGATCGGACGATCGTGGTCGGGCCGGCGAACTTCAACAACATCGCCGCGCTGCAGTTCTTGAAATTGCCGAGTGATTTGACGGCGGAAGATCGCAAGAAACTGGTGGCTACGTTTCACTACTACTCGCCCTTCCAGTTCACTCACCAAGGTGCCAATTGGTTGGGGGCTGAGTCAAAGGCTTGGCTGGGGACCACGTGGAGCGGAACCGAAGAACAGAAGAAAGCGGTGCGGAACGATTTGGATCGGGCGCTTCGATGGAGCGTTGAAAAT
This genomic interval carries:
- a CDS encoding transposase; this encodes MLNRANLRATIFHKQEDYDAFIAILREAVEKFDIRLFSFCLMPNHWHLCVSPNIDGEMGRFAQWVILTHTQRYHAHYHTAGEGHLYQGRFKSFPVQSDEHFLTVGRYVERNAFAAKLCKSPEDWRWGSLYHWSTKTVLGKQLLSAWPVRRSSNWIDRVRAEFSPSEREQLDWSVRRGVPFGDENWVESIARRFGLESTMRPRGRPKKLKR
- a CDS encoding SecDF P1 head subdomain-containing protein, translating into MRCSVFLFGLLLLVTAGCAEIRNPLTLKPGVAFDLHAVAEEPGDNTKAIADSSGTPLQLIVPPIITASNVREVTVSTDRNGTVALNVSVDAAGAAMLRAATTNPGSQVALVVDGEIVSAPVIHSQISDEFQIAGPYSESDWEKLIE
- a CDS encoding glycoside hydrolase family 5 protein, producing MFCPSPSVTGRLSFVRSSFSSALAALVLGLFWSPSVLHAVDGQRVLVGKGAASEVQVTTDSANLESLDQGAWTLSVAASGGYPNAQFRLSQGPISLDGFDAMEAEVFNPGDHPVKVVLTVRNPNSRGRDGSSAAAATVPAKSSGVVRTAFGSWHGQTDIPFDQSRIESLSVVIEKPKQATSIVLSRIRAVNESALLEQLNKSDFFQQQEPFFGRGVNIGNTLEAPNEGEWGPRLEAKHLDLIQKAGFDSIRVPVRWSTHAKTRRPYTIDPEFMRRVRWVVDEGLKRELKVMINIHHYEALYQSPEQQEERFLALWKQIADEFAGMPDELVFEVLNEPHDNLDAGKWNDLLAKTLPVIREKHPDRTIVVGPANFNNIAALQFLKLPSDLTAEDRKKLVATFHYYSPFQFTHQGANWLGAESKAWLGTTWSGTEEQKKAVRNDLDRALRWSVENEIPIYLGEFGAYQTADSESRATWTRFVAEEAIQRRMGIAYWEFYSGFGMYDPVQNEWRADLRDAVLGK